A single window of Ferviditalea candida DNA harbors:
- the dxs gene encoding 1-deoxy-D-xylulose-5-phosphate synthase has translation MSIPELEDLAEEIRKFLIENLSVTGGHLSPNLGVVELTLALHYIFDSPKDKLIFDVGHQSYVHKILTGRKDRFRTLRQYQGLCGFIKKSESEHDVWEAGHSSTSLSAAMGMAIARDARGETNKVVAIIGDGAMTGGMALEALNHIGHEKKDLLVILNDNEMSIAPNVGALHNYLSRIRSDKHYKKAKEEVEYLLKKIPAIGGTLAKTVEKLKDSLKYFLVSGVLFEELGYTYTGPVDGHNLNLLIETLKQADKISGPVLVHVVTVKGKGFPHAEADSHAWHGVGTYKIESGQVVKKQGPPMYTDIFGETLIELAKQDKRIIAVTPAMPGGSGLLPFAKAFPGRMFDVGIAEQHAATMCGALAAEGMKPVLAIYSTFMQRAYDQIVHDICRQDLNVIFAIDRAGFVGPDGETHHGVYDIAFLRHIPNMVLMMPKDENELRHMLKTAVDYDAGPIGVRYPRLPGLGVKLDSELKPIPIGTWEVLEEGVLAPEGIAILAVGPMVQVALQAASFLQREENLYIRVINARFIKPLDEQMLIELSNKRMNLITLEEASVLGGFGSAVLEFYSLRGIEGMNVKIIGVPDYFVEHGSIKEQLQEVGLTAEKVIAQVQSMVPLKRQRA, from the coding sequence ATGAGCATTCCCGAACTGGAAGATTTGGCAGAGGAGATAAGAAAGTTCCTGATTGAAAATCTGTCCGTCACCGGGGGCCATCTCTCGCCGAATTTGGGGGTTGTGGAGCTTACGCTGGCGCTTCACTATATATTTGACAGTCCGAAGGACAAGTTGATTTTTGATGTCGGTCATCAGTCCTATGTACATAAAATTCTGACCGGACGGAAAGACCGGTTCCGAACGCTCAGACAATATCAGGGCTTATGCGGTTTTATTAAAAAATCGGAAAGCGAGCATGACGTCTGGGAGGCCGGGCACAGCAGCACATCCCTTTCTGCGGCGATGGGCATGGCGATAGCCAGAGACGCCAGAGGGGAAACGAACAAGGTGGTTGCGATTATCGGCGACGGCGCAATGACCGGCGGAATGGCTTTGGAAGCGCTGAACCATATCGGCCACGAAAAAAAGGATTTGCTCGTGATTTTGAATGACAACGAAATGTCGATCGCTCCGAATGTCGGAGCGCTGCACAATTATTTGTCCAGAATCCGTTCCGATAAACATTACAAAAAAGCCAAGGAAGAAGTCGAGTATCTGCTCAAAAAAATTCCCGCGATCGGCGGAACGCTGGCCAAAACGGTTGAAAAGCTGAAGGACAGCCTCAAGTATTTTCTCGTTTCCGGCGTGCTGTTTGAGGAGTTGGGCTACACCTATACGGGCCCGGTGGACGGCCATAATCTGAATCTGCTGATTGAAACCTTGAAGCAAGCGGACAAAATCAGCGGTCCGGTGCTGGTGCATGTCGTCACCGTAAAGGGCAAAGGCTTTCCGCATGCGGAGGCTGATTCGCATGCCTGGCACGGTGTAGGCACCTACAAAATTGAATCCGGGCAGGTCGTCAAAAAACAGGGCCCGCCGATGTATACCGACATTTTCGGCGAGACGCTGATCGAGCTGGCCAAACAGGACAAGCGAATCATTGCCGTTACCCCCGCCATGCCCGGCGGCTCGGGCTTGCTTCCGTTTGCGAAGGCGTTCCCAGGCCGAATGTTTGATGTCGGAATTGCCGAGCAGCATGCTGCGACAATGTGCGGCGCCCTTGCGGCAGAAGGCATGAAGCCGGTTCTTGCGATTTATTCCACATTCATGCAACGGGCTTACGATCAGATCGTGCATGATATTTGCCGCCAGGATTTGAACGTGATATTTGCGATCGACCGGGCGGGCTTTGTCGGACCTGACGGAGAGACCCATCATGGGGTTTATGATATCGCCTTTCTCAGGCACATCCCGAACATGGTTCTGATGATGCCGAAGGATGAGAACGAGCTGCGCCACATGCTGAAGACGGCCGTCGATTACGACGCCGGCCCGATCGGTGTCCGCTATCCGCGTCTCCCGGGGCTGGGCGTCAAGCTTGATTCGGAGCTGAAGCCGATCCCGATCGGTACGTGGGAAGTGCTGGAAGAGGGAGTGCTCGCCCCTGAAGGGATAGCTATCCTGGCAGTGGGACCGATGGTACAGGTGGCTTTGCAAGCGGCAAGCTTTTTGCAAAGGGAAGAGAACCTATATATTCGGGTGATCAACGCCAGGTTCATCAAGCCGTTGGATGAGCAAATGCTGATCGAGCTGTCCAACAAGCGGATGAATCTGATCACGCTGGAGGAAGCTTCCGTGCTCGGCGGCTTCGGAAGTGCGGTGCTGGAATTTTATTCGCTCCGCGGCATTGAGGGCATGAATGTGAAAATCATCGGCGTGCCCGATTATTTTGTTGAACACGGAAGTATCAAGGAACAGCTGCAGGAAGTCGGATTGACTGCGGAGAAGGTAATTGCTCAGGTGCAATCCATGGTTCCGTTAAAACGGCAGCGAGCATAG
- the xseB gene encoding exodeoxyribonuclease VII small subunit: MEEKNNLSFEEAIEQLEQIVSRLEAGDVPLEQAIEWFQEGMRLSQFCSRKLDQFEKKIEILLEEDGELVKKPFGITIEDKGDSD; the protein is encoded by the coding sequence ATGGAAGAGAAGAATAATCTAAGCTTTGAGGAAGCGATCGAACAATTGGAGCAAATCGTCAGCCGGCTGGAAGCGGGCGATGTTCCGTTGGAGCAGGCGATCGAATGGTTTCAGGAAGGGATGAGGCTGTCCCAATTTTGCAGCCGCAAGCTGGATCAATTTGAGAAAAAAATAGAAATTTTGCTTGAAGAAGACGGTGAATTGGTAAAAAAACCCTTCGGCATCACGATTGAGGACAAGGGGGATTCGGATTGA
- a CDS encoding polyprenyl synthetase family protein, with protein MNDSLTIEQYIKRQSETIERELRRIIPLDWNIPPKLKESMRYSLEAGGKRMRPILVLAAVEALGGSVEAAMPAACAVEMIHTYSLIHDDLPAMDNDDFRRGKPTNHKVFGEAMAILAGDGLLTHAFHTALQSYRKQGIPAERMLSIIEELAAFAGIAGMVGGQAADILGEQGVTTLKELEYIHLHKTGDLIVCSLRIGGHAALASDEQLEALQQFGRNIGLAFQIQDDILDIVGDEAKLGKKTNADGQANKVTFPYFIGLEASRDKVAELTAKGKQAIQDGNFPNPERLLRLADYLMGREY; from the coding sequence TTGAACGATTCGCTGACGATCGAGCAGTATATCAAGCGGCAGTCCGAAACAATTGAGCGGGAGCTTCGCAGAATCATTCCCCTTGATTGGAATATCCCGCCGAAATTGAAGGAATCCATGCGGTATTCGCTGGAGGCGGGCGGCAAACGGATGAGGCCCATTCTTGTCCTGGCGGCCGTCGAGGCGCTTGGGGGATCGGTGGAAGCGGCAATGCCCGCAGCCTGCGCGGTAGAGATGATCCATACCTACTCCCTGATTCACGATGATCTTCCGGCCATGGACAATGACGATTTTCGCCGGGGCAAACCGACGAATCACAAAGTGTTCGGGGAAGCGATGGCGATTCTTGCCGGAGACGGTCTGCTGACCCATGCTTTCCACACGGCGCTGCAGTCCTACCGCAAGCAGGGCATTCCGGCGGAACGGATGCTCAGCATCATTGAAGAGCTGGCGGCGTTCGCGGGAATTGCCGGCATGGTCGGCGGCCAGGCGGCTGACATCCTGGGGGAGCAGGGAGTCACTACCCTCAAGGAGCTGGAATATATCCATTTGCACAAGACCGGCGATTTGATCGTCTGCTCTTTGAGGATCGGCGGCCATGCCGCTCTAGCCTCCGACGAGCAGCTGGAGGCGCTGCAGCAGTTCGGGAGGAATATCGGCCTTGCCTTCCAAATCCAGGACGATATTCTGGATATTGTCGGAGATGAGGCGAAGCTCGGCAAGAAAACAAATGCCGACGGACAAGCCAACAAGGTAACTTTTCCGTATTTTATCGGTCTGGAGGCAAGCCGGGACAAGGTGGCCGAATTGACCGCAAAAGGCAAGCAGGCGATCCAGGACGGGAACTTTCCGAATCCGGAACGGCTGCTCAGGCTGGCCGATTATTTGATGGGGCGCGAATATTGA